In the genome of Montipora foliosa isolate CH-2021 chromosome 3, ASM3666993v2, whole genome shotgun sequence, one region contains:
- the LOC137997613 gene encoding uncharacterized protein isoform X1 gives MSSQIAPRDSCIISLCDNPLSISAQTVTNERSLEEAGQRQKNATEENLTAIDDLYRPVLKVMKLSGAYFGATSLANAVNSSRPRCHLSQLYCAIVAAGLWFDFVMPVVSAILGDNIYLHIMFISWCLLVALLGTTCLIVLPSTATRTSRFETFIRKVISLDIERPYLEKVKSRLKVYLIMFSILAIASVGGAFLTDLLLEMNIANAWPWKKWFVFRITSLIFLTCSIGVWFFPIPLFCATCLILEACFDDLYNLLSPQHPNSSHSNLLSIESLRQQHQNLCQLVEAADSLFSPLLLEIVGFSIPVMCFNFYQVAHSQNKKDLAFVISVLFWLLSSVTILTVVLINGSKVSEKIHAVQKILPKMPAAAEEEGKVLLLMMDLQGEPRGLSIGGLSVITKSLSISIVGVIISYVAVILSLPS, from the exons ATGTCCTCTCAGATTGCACCAAGAGATTCTTGCATTATCAGTCTCTGTGACAATCCTTTATCGATTTCAGCCCAAACCGTGACAAACGAAAGGTCTTTAGAGGAAGCTGgtcaaaggcaaaaaaatgcTACCGAGGAGAACCTAACAGCAATCGATGATCTGTACAGACCAGTTTTGAAAGTTATGAAGTTGTCGGGAGCTTACTTTGGAGCCACATCTCTCGCCAATGCGGTGAACTCCTCTCGTCCAAGATGTCATCTTTCCCAATTGTATTGTGCTATCGTTGCTGCGGGATTGTGGTTTGATTTTGTTATGCCTGTGGTCAGCGCTATTTTAGGGGATAACATCTATCTTCATATCATGTTTATCAGTTGGTGTCTGCTTGTTGCACTTCTCGGGACGACGTGCTTAATTGTCCTTCCCTCAACTGCAACCAGAACGTCTCGTTTTGAAACCTTCATCCGGAAGGTAATCTCTCTCGACATTGAAAGACCTTATCTAGAAAAGGTCAAATCAAGGTTAAAGGTATATTTGATCATGTTTTCGATTCTCGCTATTGCTTCTGTCGGGGGTGCTTTTTTAACAGACCTCCTCTTGGAAATGAACATTGCCAACGCGTGGCCTTGGAAAAAGTGGTTTGTCTTCAGAATTACTTCCCTTATATTTCTCACTTGTAGTATTGGGGTTTGGTTTTTCccgattcccttgttttgcgcAACTTGTTTAATTCTCGAAGCATGTTTTGATGATTTGTACAATCTATTGTCACCTCAACATCCAAATTCTTCCCACTCCAATCTACTCAGCATAGAATCTCTGAGACAACAGCATCAGAATTTGTGTCAACTGGTGGAGGCTGCTGACAGCTTGTTTTCTCCTCTTCTCCTTGAGATTGTTGGGTTTTCTATTCCCGTGATGTGTTTCAATTTTTACCAAGTCGCTCATTCCCAGAACAAGAAAGACTTGGCTTTTGTCATCAGTGTTTTGTTCTGGCTTCTGAGTTCAGTAACAATCTTAACTGTTGTGTTGATAAACGGGTCAAAAGTCagcgaaaag ATCCACGCAGTTCAAaagattttgccaaaaatgccaGCTGCAGCAGAAGAAGAAGGAAAG gTGCTGCTTCTTATGATGGACCTTCAAGGCGAACCAAGAGGCTTATCTATAGGAGGACTGTCTGTAATTACAAAATCGCTTTCTATATCG
- the LOC137997613 gene encoding uncharacterized protein isoform X3, which produces MSSQIAPRDSCIISLCDNPLSISAQTVTNERSLEEAGQRQKNATEENLTAIDDLYRPVLKVMKLSGAYFGATSLANAVNSSRPRCHLSQLYCAIVAAGLWFDFVMPVVSAILGDNIYLHIMFISWCLLVALLGTTCLIVLPSTATRTSRFETFIRKIHAVQKILPKMPAAAEEEGKVLLLMMDLQGEPRGLSIGGLSVITKSLSISIVGVIISYVAVILSLPS; this is translated from the exons ATGTCCTCTCAGATTGCACCAAGAGATTCTTGCATTATCAGTCTCTGTGACAATCCTTTATCGATTTCAGCCCAAACCGTGACAAACGAAAGGTCTTTAGAGGAAGCTGgtcaaaggcaaaaaaatgcTACCGAGGAGAACCTAACAGCAATCGATGATCTGTACAGACCAGTTTTGAAAGTTATGAAGTTGTCGGGAGCTTACTTTGGAGCCACATCTCTCGCCAATGCGGTGAACTCCTCTCGTCCAAGATGTCATCTTTCCCAATTGTATTGTGCTATCGTTGCTGCGGGATTGTGGTTTGATTTTGTTATGCCTGTGGTCAGCGCTATTTTAGGGGATAACATCTATCTTCATATCATGTTTATCAGTTGGTGTCTGCTTGTTGCACTTCTCGGGACGACGTGCTTAATTGTCCTTCCCTCAACTGCAACCAGAACGTCTCGTTTTGAAACCTTCATCCGGAAG ATCCACGCAGTTCAAaagattttgccaaaaatgccaGCTGCAGCAGAAGAAGAAGGAAAG gTGCTGCTTCTTATGATGGACCTTCAAGGCGAACCAAGAGGCTTATCTATAGGAGGACTGTCTGTAATTACAAAATCGCTTTCTATATCG
- the LOC137997613 gene encoding uncharacterized protein isoform X2, which produces MSSQIAPRDSCIISLCDNPLSISAQTVTNERSLEEAGQRQKNATEENLTAIDDLYRPVLKVMKLSGAYFGATSLANAVNSSRPRCHLSQLYCAIVAAGLWFDFVMPVVSAILGDNIYLHIMFISWCLLVALLGTTCLIVLPSTATRTSRFETFIRKVISLDIERPYLEKVKSRLKIHAVQKILPKMPAAAEEEGKVLLLMMDLQGEPRGLSIGGLSVITKSLSISIVGVIISYVAVILSLPS; this is translated from the exons ATGTCCTCTCAGATTGCACCAAGAGATTCTTGCATTATCAGTCTCTGTGACAATCCTTTATCGATTTCAGCCCAAACCGTGACAAACGAAAGGTCTTTAGAGGAAGCTGgtcaaaggcaaaaaaatgcTACCGAGGAGAACCTAACAGCAATCGATGATCTGTACAGACCAGTTTTGAAAGTTATGAAGTTGTCGGGAGCTTACTTTGGAGCCACATCTCTCGCCAATGCGGTGAACTCCTCTCGTCCAAGATGTCATCTTTCCCAATTGTATTGTGCTATCGTTGCTGCGGGATTGTGGTTTGATTTTGTTATGCCTGTGGTCAGCGCTATTTTAGGGGATAACATCTATCTTCATATCATGTTTATCAGTTGGTGTCTGCTTGTTGCACTTCTCGGGACGACGTGCTTAATTGTCCTTCCCTCAACTGCAACCAGAACGTCTCGTTTTGAAACCTTCATCCGGAAGGTAATCTCTCTCGACATTGAAAGACCTTATCTAGAAAAGGTCAAATCAAGGTTAAAG ATCCACGCAGTTCAAaagattttgccaaaaatgccaGCTGCAGCAGAAGAAGAAGGAAAG gTGCTGCTTCTTATGATGGACCTTCAAGGCGAACCAAGAGGCTTATCTATAGGAGGACTGTCTGTAATTACAAAATCGCTTTCTATATCG